The following proteins are encoded in a genomic region of Gossypium hirsutum isolate 1008001.06 chromosome D05, Gossypium_hirsutum_v2.1, whole genome shotgun sequence:
- the LOC107902691 gene encoding VQ motif-containing protein 1 codes for MAAKGMSRENVKVVLIGTQYVETDPVSFKSVVQRLTGKDCCVSWIEESSFSGIKTETKVHGKVAAERPCGTATVGVGTGGVPLLTKGFSFKDLDRMIMEAPPVEEFKWLWDD; via the coding sequence ATGGCGGCAAAGGGTATGTCTCGTGAAAATGTTAAAGTTGTTCTGATTGGTACTCAGTACGTTGAAACCGACCCCGTCAGCTTCAAATCTGTAGTTCAAAGGCTTACAGGCAAGGATTGTTGCGTTTCATGGATCGAGGAGAGTTCATTTTCCGGTATAAAAACCGAAACAAAAGTCCATGGGAAGGTTGCAGCTGAAAGGCCATGTGGCACCGCCACTGTAGGCGTCGGCACTGGTGGTGTTCCCTTGTTAACCAAGGGTTTTTCTTTCAAAGACTTGGATAGAATGATCATGGAAGCGCCACCAGTGGAGGAGTTTAAGTGGTTGTGGGATGACTAG
- the LOC107905886 gene encoding glucan endo-1,3-beta-glucosidase 10, translating into MIHVFLLFSLCFSDYGLIQGVTSLGINYGQVGNNLPPPDKVLDLLTALKLSKARIYDTNPQVLTTFANSNIELIVTVENQMLPVVMDPQQALQWVSTHIKPYFPATKITGIAVGNEIFTDDDTSLLGYLVPAIVSIHGALVQLGLDKYIQVSTPNSLAVLEVSYPPSAGSFKGEVSGVMSQFLQFLSSTGSPLWINAYPYFAYKDSPNKISLDYALFNKNPGMVDPYTKLHYDNMLYAQVDAVVYAMSRLGYGGIEVRVSETGWPSKGDSNEVGATVQNAAVYNRNLLRRQMSNEGTPLRPNMRLEVYLFALFNEDMKPGPTSERNYGLFQPDGTMAYNVGLSALATSSSTSSASISLTSSATKASKVEYQSLVYCMFLYLLTFQGFMRRQH; encoded by the exons ATGATTCATGTTTTCCTTCTATTTTCTCTCTGTTTTTCAg ATTATGGGCTTATACAAGGAGTTACGTCTCTAGGTATCAATTACGGTCAAGTTGGCAACAATTTGCCTCCACCCGACAAGGTTCTTGATCTCTTGACTGCCCTTAAGCTCTCAAAAGCAAGAATCTACGACACCAATCCTCAGGTTTTAACCACATTTGCCAACTCCAACATTGAGCTTATCGTCACAGTTGAAAACCAAATGTTACCTGTCGTAATGGATCCCCAACAAGCACTTCAATGGGTTAGTACCCATATCAAGCCTTATTTTCCTGCCACCAAGATCACCGGGATCGCCGTAGGAAATGAGATCTTCACCGACGACGACACATCACTGCTAGGGTATCTTGTCCCCGCCATTGTCAGTATCCATGGTGCTTTAGTTCAATTAGGACTGGATAAGTACATTCAGGTTTCGACCCCCAACTCATTAGCGGTTCTGGAGGTATCTTACCCTCCTTCCGCTGGTAGTTTCAAGGGGGAGGTCTCGGGTGTCATGTCACAGTTTTTGCAGTTTTTGTCAAGCACCGGTTCCCCATTGTGGATCAATGCCTACCCATATTTTGCTTACAAGGATTCCCCCAACAAGATTTCCTTGGACTATGCTCTTTTCAACAAGAACCCAGGGATGGTCGACCCTTACACCAAGCTACACTACGACAACATGTTATACGCGCAGGTTGACGCTGTTGTTTATGCCATGTCTAGGTTGGGTTACGGTGGGATCGAGGTGAGGGTTTCCGAGACGGGGTGGCCGTCTAAAGGGGACTCTAATGAAGTCGGAGCTACCGTCCAGAATGCAGCTGTTTACAACAGGAATTTGCTGAGAAGGCAGATGAGTAATGAGGGGACACCTCTGCGACCAAACATGAGGTTGGAAGTGTATTTGTTTGCTTTGTTCAATGAAGATATGAAGCCCGGACCGACCTCTGAAAGGAACTACGGTCTCTTTCAGCCTGATGGAACCATGGCTTACAATGTGGGCCTCTCTGCCTTGGCCACTTCTTCATCAACTTCATCGGCTTCCATTTCTCTTACTTCCTCTGCCACCAAG GCGTCAAAGGTGGAATATCAAAGCTTGGTGTACTGCATGTTTTTGTATTTGCTGACTTTCCAAGGTTTTATGAGAAGACAACATTAG
- the LOC121203447 gene encoding TORTIFOLIA1-like protein 1, translated as MQCNVWTSWSNAMHALQVGDMDSAYAEVLSTGDDLLLIKLMDRSGPMVDQLSNEIANEALHAIVQFLMEQDLFDICLSWIQQLVKVVIENGHDALGITMELKKELLLNLHEAASTMDPPENWEGAVPDQLLLQLASAWKIELQQFDK; from the exons atgcaatgcaatgtcTGGACTTCTTGGAGCAATGCAATGCATGCCCTTCAAGTAGGTGATATGGACTCTGCCTATGCAGAAGTTCTCTCTACAGGGGATGATCTCTTGCTTATAAAGCTGATGGATAGATCAGGCCCTATGGTTGATCAACTGTCAAATGAGATAGCAAATGAAGCCTTGCACGCTATTGTGCAATTTCTTATGGAGCAAGATTTGTTTGATATTTGTCTATCCTGGATTCAACAG CTGGTCAAAGTGGTGATAGAAAACGGACATGATGCATTGGGTATAACGATGGAGTTGAAGAAAGAGCTTCTGTTGAATTTACATGAAGCAGCTTCCACGATGGATCCACCAGAGAATTGGGAAGGCGCAGTACCTGATCAACTTCTATTACAATTGGCATCTGCCTGGAAAATTGAGCTGCAACAGTTTGATAAGTAA